The sequence below is a genomic window from Candidatus Zixiibacteriota bacterium.
GCGCAAGATGGGGAAATTTGAGATTGCCGAAGGGGGAACTATCTTTCTGGATGAGATTGGCGATATGGATATTGCGCTTCAGGCGAAACTTCTGAGGGTGCTTCAACAGAAAACTTTCGAGCGTCTGGGCGGAACCAAAGTTATTACCGTCAATGTCCGGGTCATAGCCGCCACCAATATGGACTTGAATGAACTGATAAAGAAAAAGCAGTTCCGGGAGGACCTCTTTTATCGTCTCTCGGTTTTCCCGATAACGATTCCGCCGCTGCGGGAGCGGCCCGATGATATTCATCCTCTGGCGGAGTATTTTATCAGCAAATATTGCCGGGATATGAAAAAGCCGGTCAAGTCGCTTTCGAAGGAAGCGCAGACGCTTCTGGAAAAATACCACTGGCCCGGCAACGTGCGGGAGTTGGAGAACACTATCGAGCGGGCGATAATCTTGGCCGAGGGGAAAAAGATAACGCCCGACCATCTGGCGATTCGTCTCCCCTCCACCGGCGAGATTCGTCTGCGGGAAGGAGCCGGGTTGAAAGAGATCGGCGCCCATGCCCAGATGCAGGCGGAGAAAGCGGCGATTGTCCGGATTCTGTCGCAGGTGCGCGGCAACAAACGGAAATGCGCCGAGATTCTCAAGATTGATTACACGACGTTGTTTGATAAGATAAAGAAGTATGGCATAGAATCAGGGCAGAACTGAAAAATCCATCCGCCCACCTGCTTTATTATAGATAGAAGCCGTCCGCCTGCCGCGGGCGGCTTTTCGTTTCCCGGCAGATATCAGAAGAGCGATTTCCCAAAACTTTAGAACCTAACAATTGACGCAACGAGCGTACGGTTGCGGAGGGTCTTAGATCCGACGACAGTCGGAGCGAGACCCGCCGCAATCGTGGCCGTTTCGTGCGGAGGATGAATTCAGCAATGGGCGAACGCGCGGGTTCACCCCTGCGGAAGAATGTCAAAACCCCCGCTCGCGCTTTGCTATGGACATGAGGCTCGGGGGGATTTTGACCTACGCCACCGATTGTCGAGTCAGTTCACGCTTCGAAAGGATTCGAACCTAAGAACTGACGCAACCACCGAACGGTTGCGGAGGGTCTTAAGTCCAACGACAGTCGTAGCGACATCTCTCGTTTTTGTTGCGGCGGGTCTTAAGTCCGACGACAGTCGTAGCGACATCTCTCGTTTTTGTTGCGGCGGGTCTTAGGTCCGACGACAGTCGGAACGAGACCCGCCGCAATCTTCCCCGTTTAGTACGGAGGATGAATTCAACAATAGGCGAACGCGCGGGTTCGCCCCTACGGAAGATTGTCAAAACCCCACTCGCGCCCCGCGATGCACAGATCGCTCGGGGGGATTTTGACCTACGCCACCGATCGTGGCGTCAGTTCACGCTTCGAAAGGATTCGAACCTAAGAACTGACGCAACCACCGAACGGTTGCGGAGGGTCTTAAGTCCAACGACAGTCGGAGCGATGTCTCTCGTTTTAGTTGCGGCGGGTCTTAGGTCCGACGACCGTTAGAGCGACGTCTCTCGTTTTAGTTGCGGCGGGTCTTAAGTCCAACGACAGTCGGAGCGACATATCTCGTTTTAGTTGCGGCGGGTCCTAGGTCCGACGACAGTCGGAGCGAGACCCGCCGCAATCTTGGCCGTTTCGTACGGAGGGTGAATTCAACAAGGGGCGAACGCGCGGGTTCGCCCCTACGGAAGAATGTCAATACCCCTGCGCCGCTTAAAAGTGAATCACCAGCAGATCTGGACATCTGCCAGGCACAAAGCATATCTGGACATCTGCCAGGCACAAAAGAATCCGCCCTGGCGGAAAGACCGGCCGAGTTAGGCGGCTTTTAGATTTCCCGGTTCAAAGATTGCCCAAAAAAACCGGCGTCAAACTACTTGCAATTTCCGGGAAAAATCGTATAATAGATTAACCCTGATGAGGCGCGAAGCCTTGTACTTACCGCTTTCGCGCCATAAAGCCTTTACTTGCGTCGTGTTCTTATTATAGAGGGGATGGAGGATTAACCATGAAAAAAAGAAAGGTTCTCTTTTGCCTTTTGGGTGTCATCGCCGCTTTTTCAAGTCCGGCCGATGCCATGACAATTCAGCATTATACTATCGACAGCAGCACCAGCAAAATATTTAACCCCCTGGCAATCCCGCGGTTTCAAATCGCCCCGCTATCCGACAGCGGGCAGGTCGCTTTTTACTTAAGCGGATTTCCCAGCAAGGAAGCCTTCCGCGTCACCTACAATCTCGACAGCGCCGTGCGATGGGTGGCGCACAATATGGGAGCGCTTTCGGACCTGGACCATTCGCATATTACCGTGTACAACGATACCATCTATCAGGGGCGAAGCTCCGACAATCGCCTCTATGCCTTCAGTATGATAGATGATTCTCTCACCACTCTGTTCACCTATGACTGGGGTCTGCCGGAATCGGAATTATATATCGCTTCGGCCATCAGGCTTCCCGGCTCCGACACCGTCATCTCGGTCTCGCGTGGATATAATGACGACAACGCGGTCCTCTACTGGATTTCCGAGAATAAAGGGGTCAGTTTTGACAACGGCACGTATCTGGTCAGGCGGGATGGCACCGGGCGCTGCCGTATCGGAACACTCTACTGCGACAATACGATTGCGGCGATAATCGACTCGGCCGACAATTCCATCGGCTGGTACACCTGGGACAGAGGGAACCGTCGCTGGCAAAGCGAAGGGCGGGCGTTCAACCGCTCTATGTTCCGCGGTTTCGCCGGTAATATCATGCAGGACTCGATTCGATTCCTGGTCAGCACCAGAGATTTTCGGGATGGCGATTCCGTGATTTGGGCGTACAAAAGCCGCGGCGCATCTCAATGGACCGAGGGGGAGGCTTTTCAATCGTCGATAGGCGACCAGGACTATCCCCCTTATCTCGCCCTGACTTACATAGAAGCCTCCGACCGCCTGGTGCTGTTTTATAATCAGAGCCGTTTTCCAACGGTTGATTCTTTCGATATCTATATGAGATATTTTGACAAAGAGACCTGGAACTGGTCGAACCCGATAAAGATATCCCGAGGGCGACACAGTTGGAAAGTAACCACGGCGCAGATTGTCCCGGCATCGCACGGGGATGTCTGCTACGCCATGTATCCGATGGATTCTACTATCGGCGGTACAGTCTATCATTTTGCCGATGTGGTGAAGATAACATTTGATGGCGCGCCGCCGAATAACCCTCCCCTTCTCAATGACATTGGCGCGAAATCGATAAATGAGGGACAAAGTCTCAGTTTTGTGGTGTCGGCATCTGACGCCGACGGCACCCTCCTTACACTGGGCGCCGCACCGTTGCCGGCCGGGGCGTCTTTTGTCCCCCAGGCAAATAACACCGGACGGTTCAGCTGGATTCCGAGTTTCAGCCAGGCCGGCTCTTACAATGTTACCTTCTATGTGTCTGACGGAATCGATATCGATTCGGAACTGGTGGTGATAACGGTCAACAACGTCAATCGACCGCCGGTGCTATCATCAATCGGCTCCCGGTCAGTCCGCGAGAATGAAGAAATCAGAATCGATGTTTCGGCAACCGACCCTGACGGAACCATTCCCACTCTTAGTTCCTCGGCTCTGCCGAGTGGCGCATCATTTTCCAGTTCCAGTGGAACCGGCATTTTTGCATGGACTCCTAATTTTGAGCAGGCCGGAACCTACAATCTCACCTTTTATGCTTCTGATGGCGCACTTATCGACTCCGAGCGGGTTGCCATCACCGTAACTGATGTCAACCGACCACCGGTTCTGGCGCCGATAGGACCTCTGTTTGTCATGGAGGGCGCTAACCTCGATATAACGGTCTCGGCATCCGACCCCGATGGAACGATTCCGGTTCTCTCCCTTTCTCCCGTTCCATCCGGAGCATCCTTCACCAATTCTGGCGGCTTGGGATATCTTGACTGGACCCCCAATTATGAGCAGGCGGGTCTTTATTATGTCACCTTTTATGCCTCCGATAACGTGAGCCTCGATTCCGAGAGAGTGGTGATAACGGTGGATGACTCGCAGGGCGATACTATCCCCCCGGCTCCGATAACCGACCTGGCTGTAACTAATGGTCCCCTTCCCGGACAGGTAATACTAACCTGGACCGCGACCGGCGATGATGGCACCGAAGGACAGGCGCATCATTACGTGGTGAAGACCGGCAATTTTTATATCTATTCGGAGATAAGATGGTTGCGGGCTGATACCTGTCCTAATCCTCCCGTGCCACCGTTACCGGGTGAGTTGGTCTCTTTTACGGTGGAAGACCTGACGTCGAGTTTACCTTACTGTTTTGTACTGAAGGCGTACGATGAGGTCAATAATGCCTCCTCCATGTCAAATGCGGTGGTGATTTCGGTCGATGGCGGCGTTGTGGCATCATCGGGCGATTTTGATGACCCCTTCAATATTTTTCCCAATCCCTCCAACAGCGCTGTCAAGATAAGTTATACTCTGGAGGCGGCATCGGAGGTGTCGCTGACAGTGTACAACATTCTGGGGCAGAAGGTCGCCTCTCTGGTCGACGACTGGCGAAATGCCGGAGAGCATGCGGTTTTGTGGGACGGGCGGGGCGATGATGGAGCGCCGGTGGCCAGCGGTATCTATTTCTGCAAGCTGAGCAGCGGGGGAAAATCAGAAGTGAAAAGAATCATGATGTTGAAGTAGGTGACGTGGTTCAAGAGGTCGGATTCGCTTTGTCTTTTTGTTGTATGTTGCGGCAACGGTTATCCTCCGAAATGTCAAGACCTGCTCCGCTGACGTAAAGTAGGGGTCGACCCGTGTGTCGACCTGAAATCATAGTACGGTTGCGCCGTGTCTTAAGTCCAACAACAGTCGGAGCGATGTCTCTCGTTTTAGTTGCGGCGGGTCTTAGGTCCGACGACAGTCGGAGCGAGACCCGCCGCAATCTTTCCCATTTAGTACGGAGGATGAATTCAACAAGGGGCGAACGCGCGGGTTCGCTTCTACGGAAGATTGTCAAAACCCCCGCTCGCGCTTTGCTATGCACACAAGGCTCGGGGGGATTTTGACCTACGCCACCGCTTGTCGCGTCAGTTCACGCTTCGAAATGATTCGAACCTAAGAACTGACGCAACCACCGAACGGTTACGGAGGGTCTTAAGTCAAACGACAGTCGGAGCGATGTCTCTCGTTTTAGTTGCGGCGGGTCTTAGGTCCGACGACAGTCGGAGCGAGACCCGCCGCAATCTTCCCCGTTTAGTACGGAGGATGAATTCAACAAGGGGCGAACGCGCGGGTTCGCTTCTACGGAAGATTGTCAAAACCCCCGCTCGCGCTTTGCTATGCACACAAGGCTCGGGGGGATTTTGACCTACGCCACTGATTGTCGCGTCAGTTCACGCTTCGAAATGATTCGAACCTAAGAACTGACGCAACTGCCATGTCTCTCGTTTCGGTTGCGGCGGGTCTTAGGTCCGACGACAGTCGGAGCGAGACCCGCCGCAATCTATCCCGTTTAGTACGGAGGATGAATTCAACAATGGGCGAACGCGTGGGTTCGCTTCTACGGAAGATTGTCAAAACCCCCGCTCGCGCCGCGCGATGGACAAGTGGCTCGGGGGGATTTTGACCTACGCCACCGATCGTGGCGTCAGTTCACGCATCGAAAGGATTCGAACCTAAGAACTGACGCAACTGCCATGTCTCTCGTTTCGGTTGCGGCGTGTCTTAGGTCCGACGACAGTCGGAACGAGACC
It includes:
- a CDS encoding sigma 54-interacting transcriptional regulator, whose translation is RKMGKFEIAEGGTIFLDEIGDMDIALQAKLLRVLQQKTFERLGGTKVITVNVRVIAATNMDLNELIKKKQFREDLFYRLSVFPITIPPLRERPDDIHPLAEYFISKYCRDMKKPVKSLSKEAQTLLEKYHWPGNVRELENTIERAIILAEGKKITPDHLAIRLPSTGEIRLREGAGLKEIGAHAQMQAEKAAIVRILSQVRGNKRKCAEILKIDYTTLFDKIKKYGIESGQN
- a CDS encoding putative Ig domain-containing protein; its protein translation is MKKRKVLFCLLGVIAAFSSPADAMTIQHYTIDSSTSKIFNPLAIPRFQIAPLSDSGQVAFYLSGFPSKEAFRVTYNLDSAVRWVAHNMGALSDLDHSHITVYNDTIYQGRSSDNRLYAFSMIDDSLTTLFTYDWGLPESELYIASAIRLPGSDTVISVSRGYNDDNAVLYWISENKGVSFDNGTYLVRRDGTGRCRIGTLYCDNTIAAIIDSADNSIGWYTWDRGNRRWQSEGRAFNRSMFRGFAGNIMQDSIRFLVSTRDFRDGDSVIWAYKSRGASQWTEGEAFQSSIGDQDYPPYLALTYIEASDRLVLFYNQSRFPTVDSFDIYMRYFDKETWNWSNPIKISRGRHSWKVTTAQIVPASHGDVCYAMYPMDSTIGGTVYHFADVVKITFDGAPPNNPPLLNDIGAKSINEGQSLSFVVSASDADGTLLTLGAAPLPAGASFVPQANNTGRFSWIPSFSQAGSYNVTFYVSDGIDIDSELVVITVNNVNRPPVLSSIGSRSVRENEEIRIDVSATDPDGTIPTLSSSALPSGASFSSSSGTGIFAWTPNFEQAGTYNLTFYASDGALIDSERVAITVTDVNRPPVLAPIGPLFVMEGANLDITVSASDPDGTIPVLSLSPVPSGASFTNSGGLGYLDWTPNYEQAGLYYVTFYASDNVSLDSERVVITVDDSQGDTIPPAPITDLAVTNGPLPGQVILTWTATGDDGTEGQAHHYVVKTGNFYIYSEIRWLRADTCPNPPVPPLPGELVSFTVEDLTSSLPYCFVLKAYDEVNNASSMSNAVVISVDGGVVASSGDFDDPFNIFPNPSNSAVKISYTLEAASEVSLTVYNILGQKVASLVDDWRNAGEHAVLWDGRGDDGAPVASGIYFCKLSSGGKSEVKRIMMLK